In Rhizobiales bacterium NRL2, a genomic segment contains:
- a CDS encoding dipeptide/oligopeptide/nickel ABC transporter ATP-binding protein: protein MSAPLLSLENVSVHFETPMGRLRAVDGVDLELGHGRTVGIVGESGCGKSVLSRTIMGLWPSNARIGRGSRIVLDGRNLLEMRERELRRIRGPEVAMIFQDPMSSLNPVMTVGRQISEGPIRHLGMSKSAARSLAVELLQAVGIPQPEERVRAYPHQLSGGMRQRVAIAMALACQPKLLIADEPTTALDVTVQAEILDLLARQSRERNMAMILITHDLGVVAGRTDDVAVMYAGRVVERAATSELFANMRMPYTEALLRSIPRLEDPPHKRLETVGGRPPNLIAPPPGCRFAPRCPYADDACRQSEPRLERVSNDPSHMFACFKPLKQEAPA, encoded by the coding sequence TTGAGCGCGCCGCTGCTGTCGCTGGAGAATGTCAGCGTCCACTTCGAGACCCCGATGGGCCGGCTCAGGGCCGTCGACGGCGTCGACCTGGAACTCGGCCACGGCCGCACCGTCGGCATTGTCGGCGAATCGGGCTGCGGCAAGTCGGTACTGTCGCGGACGATCATGGGACTGTGGCCGTCGAACGCGCGGATCGGACGCGGCAGCCGCATCGTGCTGGACGGCCGCAACCTGCTGGAGATGCGGGAACGGGAATTGCGGCGGATCAGGGGGCCGGAGGTCGCCATGATCTTCCAGGACCCGATGTCGTCGCTGAACCCGGTGATGACCGTCGGCCGGCAGATCTCCGAAGGGCCGATCCGGCATCTCGGCATGTCGAAGTCGGCGGCGCGCAGCCTGGCGGTCGAGCTTCTCCAGGCGGTGGGCATCCCCCAGCCCGAAGAGCGTGTGCGCGCCTATCCGCACCAGCTCTCGGGCGGCATGCGCCAGCGCGTCGCCATCGCCATGGCGCTGGCCTGCCAGCCCAAGCTGCTGATCGCCGACGAGCCGACGACCGCTCTCGACGTCACCGTGCAGGCGGAGATCCTCGACCTGCTGGCGCGGCAGTCCCGCGAGCGGAACATGGCGATGATCCTGATCACCCACGATCTGGGCGTGGTCGCCGGACGGACCGACGACGTCGCGGTGATGTATGCCGGCCGGGTGGTGGAGCGGGCGGCGACATCGGAACTGTTCGCCAACATGCGCATGCCCTACACCGAAGCCTTGCTGCGGTCGATTCCCCGGCTGGAGGATCCGCCCCACAAGCGCCTCGAGACCGTCGGCGGCCGGCCGCCCAATCTCATCGCGCCGCCGCCCGGCTGCCGCTTCGCGCCACGCTGTCCCTATGCCGATGACGCCTGCCGCCAGTCGGAACCCCGGCTGGAGCGGGTCTCCAACGATCCGAGCCACATGTTCGCCTGTTTCAAGCCCCTGAAGCAGGAGGCCCCAGCATGA
- a CDS encoding 3-oxoadipyl-CoA thiolase yields the protein MAEAFVCEAARTPFGRFGGALKSVRADDLAAHPIATLMQRNAGVDWDALDDVIYGCANQAGEDNRNVARMALLLAGLPQSVPGSTVNRLCGSSMDAVGTAARAIRAGDADFMIAGGVESMTRAPFVMGKAETAFSRSADIHDTTIGWRFVNPKMKKQFGIDSMPETAENVAEEFQVKREDQDAFAARSQQRAAKAQKDGVFAEEIAAVNIPQRKGDAIVVAHDEHIRGETTVESLAKLPTPFREGGTVTAGNASGVNDGACAMFVASEAAAAKHGLTPRARILGMATAGVAPRIMGIGPAPASQKVLEKVGLTIADMDVIELNEAFAAQALAVTRQLGLPDDADHVNPHGGAIALGHPLGASGSRLVLTAVNQLHRTGGRYALCTMCIGVGQGIAVVLERV from the coding sequence ATGGCCGAGGCTTTCGTTTGCGAGGCGGCGCGCACGCCGTTCGGCAGGTTTGGCGGGGCGCTGAAGTCGGTCCGGGCGGACGATCTGGCCGCGCATCCGATCGCGACGCTGATGCAGCGGAATGCCGGCGTCGACTGGGACGCGCTGGACGACGTGATCTACGGCTGCGCCAATCAGGCCGGCGAGGACAACCGCAACGTTGCCCGCATGGCGCTGCTGCTGGCCGGACTGCCCCAGTCCGTGCCCGGTTCCACGGTCAACCGGCTCTGCGGCTCGTCGATGGACGCCGTGGGCACCGCGGCACGCGCGATCAGGGCCGGCGACGCCGACTTCATGATCGCCGGCGGCGTCGAGAGCATGACCCGCGCGCCCTTCGTCATGGGCAAGGCGGAGACGGCCTTCTCGCGGTCTGCGGACATTCACGACACGACGATCGGCTGGCGCTTCGTCAATCCAAAGATGAAGAAGCAGTTCGGCATCGATTCCATGCCGGAGACGGCCGAGAACGTCGCCGAGGAGTTCCAGGTCAAGCGCGAGGATCAGGACGCCTTCGCCGCCCGCAGCCAGCAGCGCGCCGCGAAGGCGCAGAAGGACGGCGTCTTCGCCGAGGAGATCGCGGCGGTCAACATCCCGCAGCGCAAGGGCGACGCCATCGTCGTCGCGCATGACGAGCACATCCGCGGCGAAACCACGGTCGAGAGCCTGGCGAAACTGCCGACGCCGTTCCGCGAGGGCGGCACCGTCACCGCCGGCAATGCCTCCGGCGTCAATGACGGCGCCTGCGCCATGTTCGTGGCCAGCGAGGCCGCGGCGGCGAAGCACGGGCTGACGCCCCGGGCGCGGATCCTGGGCATGGCGACGGCCGGCGTCGCGCCGCGGATCATGGGCATCGGTCCGGCCCCGGCTTCGCAGAAGGTGCTGGAGAAGGTCGGCCTCACCATCGCCGACATGGACGTGATCGAGCTGAACGAAGCTTTCGCCGCGCAGGCGCTGGCGGTGACGCGCCAGCTCGGCCTGCCCGACGACGCCGATCACGTGAATCCCCATGGCGGCGCCATCGCGCTTGGCCATCCGCTCGGCGCCTCCGGTTCGCGGCTGGTGCTGACTGCGGTGAACCAGCTTCACCGCACCGGCGGCCGTTACGCGCTCTGCACCATGTGCATCGGCGTGGGCCAGGGCATCGCCGTGGTGCTGGAGCGCGTGTGA
- a CDS encoding DNA-binding response regulator has product MRILVVEDEAALREGLKATLQRVAYAVDTAEDADEADIRMDVAPYDLVLLDVNLPGLDGVTLLKNWRRKGVTTPVLLLTARDGWREKVAGMDAGADDYVTKPFHQEELLARIRAQIRRAAGKDVSVLTFRDLEIDTTAQRVFVGGQDVRLTGQEYKILSYLAHNAGRVMSQSQIIDHVQDENSETTSNGAEVLISRIRRKIGRHWIETIRGLGYSFRADPGPAE; this is encoded by the coding sequence ATGCGGATACTTGTCGTCGAGGACGAGGCCGCCCTCAGGGAGGGGCTGAAGGCGACCCTGCAGCGCGTCGCCTATGCCGTCGACACTGCCGAGGACGCCGACGAGGCGGATATCCGCATGGATGTCGCGCCCTACGACCTGGTGCTGCTGGACGTGAACCTGCCCGGCCTGGACGGAGTCACCCTGCTGAAGAACTGGCGCCGCAAGGGTGTCACGACTCCGGTGCTGCTGCTGACCGCTCGGGACGGCTGGCGCGAGAAGGTGGCCGGCATGGACGCCGGCGCCGACGACTATGTCACCAAGCCCTTCCACCAGGAGGAACTGCTGGCGCGCATCCGCGCCCAGATCCGCCGGGCCGCGGGCAAGGACGTCTCCGTCCTCACCTTCCGCGATCTGGAGATCGACACCACCGCACAGCGCGTCTTCGTCGGCGGTCAGGATGTCCGCCTGACCGGTCAGGAGTACAAGATCCTGAGCTACCTGGCGCACAATGCCGGACGAGTCATGTCCCAGTCGCAGATTATCGACCATGTCCAGGACGAGAACTCGGAAACGACCTCCAACGGCGCCGAGGTCCTGATCAGCCGGATCCGGCGCAAGATCGGCCGTCACTGGATCGAGACCATCCGTGGCCTAGGCTATTCCTTCCGCGCCGATCCCGGGCCGGCCGAATGA
- a CDS encoding peptide ABC transporter ATP-binding protein yields the protein MTETMLEVEDLVVEFGPVQAVSGVNFTLRSGETLGLVGESGCGKSSTARAVMQLPRPTSGSVRLQGMELTRARGEALRAVRPKLQMIFQDPVSSLNPRRTVLEIVAAPLEVIGWGDLNSRRERVVQALEAVGLEPEISLDRRPHEFSGGQCQRISIARALVLDPEVLICDEPVSALDVSVQAQILNLLHDMKDRYNLTMLFISHDLAVVKNICDRVAVMYLGKIVEEADSEALYRHPRHHYTRALLSAVPEPDPGVRPDPVNLMSGELPSPMNPPSGCRFRTRCPRAERKCANVEPPLAEIAPRHRVACHFPIAEPAAGA from the coding sequence ATGACGGAGACCATGCTGGAGGTCGAGGACCTGGTGGTCGAGTTCGGGCCGGTGCAGGCCGTCTCCGGGGTGAATTTCACGCTGCGTTCGGGAGAGACGCTGGGGCTGGTCGGCGAATCGGGCTGCGGCAAGTCGTCGACGGCGCGGGCGGTAATGCAATTGCCGCGGCCCACCTCGGGTTCGGTCCGGCTTCAGGGCATGGAACTGACCAGGGCCCGCGGGGAGGCGCTGCGCGCAGTCCGCCCGAAGCTGCAGATGATCTTCCAGGATCCGGTCTCCTCCCTCAATCCGCGCCGCACGGTGCTCGAGATCGTCGCCGCGCCGCTGGAAGTGATCGGCTGGGGCGACCTGAACTCGCGCCGCGAAAGGGTCGTCCAGGCGCTGGAGGCGGTCGGCCTGGAGCCGGAAATCTCCCTGGATCGCCGCCCGCACGAGTTTTCCGGGGGTCAGTGTCAGCGCATCTCCATCGCCCGGGCGTTGGTGCTCGATCCGGAAGTGCTGATCTGCGACGAGCCGGTTTCGGCGCTGGACGTCTCGGTGCAGGCGCAGATTCTCAACCTGCTTCACGACATGAAGGATCGCTACAACCTGACCATGCTGTTCATCAGCCACGACCTGGCGGTGGTGAAGAACATCTGCGACCGGGTGGCGGTGATGTATCTGGGCAAGATCGTCGAGGAGGCGGATTCGGAAGCGCTCTACCGCCATCCCAGGCACCACTACACCCGCGCCCTGCTCTCGGCGGTGCCCGAGCCCGATCCCGGCGTCCGGCCCGACCCGGTCAACCTGATGTCGGGCGAACTGCCCTCGCCGATGAACCCGCCCTCGGGCTGCCGCTTCCGCACCCGCTGCCCCAGGGCGGAGCGGAAATGCGCGAACGTCGAGCCGCCGCTGGCCGAGATCGCGCCCCGCCACCGCGTCGCCTGCCATTTCCCCATTGCCGAGCCGGCCGCCGGCGCGTAG
- a CDS encoding peptide ABC transporter, whose translation MNFVARKLLRLVGVVFAVSVLTFLMISLLPGDVAYAIAGEDATLEEINQIREELGLNDPLPIRYLEWIGNCLTGDFGASIRTGEPVLEAIFARLPVTLELMILSQIIAVLLAIPLGLYSAYRANTARDKAITTIGFVFVSVPNFVFGLILIYVFALQLDLLPATDYQRISDGLWANLRSMILPALAIASAEWVVLMRVLRSDMIGVLREDYIAMARSKGLPPASVLFRHALRPASFTLLTILGLQVANVMSGALVIETLFALPGLGRLLVENIFARDFMMVQGCVLFIAVFYTVINFTVDMLYAAIDPRVRVERGHG comes from the coding sequence GTGAACTTCGTCGCGCGCAAGCTGCTGCGCTTGGTCGGCGTGGTGTTCGCGGTTTCCGTCCTGACATTCCTGATGATCAGCCTGCTGCCCGGCGACGTGGCCTACGCCATCGCCGGCGAGGACGCGACCCTGGAAGAAATCAACCAGATCCGCGAGGAACTGGGTCTCAACGATCCGCTGCCGATCCGCTATCTGGAATGGATCGGCAATTGCCTGACCGGCGATTTCGGCGCGAGCATCCGCACGGGCGAACCGGTGCTGGAAGCGATCTTCGCCCGCCTGCCGGTGACGCTGGAACTGATGATCCTGTCGCAGATCATCGCCGTCCTGCTGGCCATCCCGCTCGGTCTCTACTCGGCCTACAGGGCAAACACCGCACGGGACAAGGCGATCACCACGATCGGCTTCGTCTTCGTCTCGGTCCCCAATTTCGTCTTCGGCCTGATCCTGATCTATGTCTTCGCCCTGCAGCTCGACCTGCTGCCGGCGACCGATTATCAGCGCATCTCCGACGGCCTGTGGGCGAACCTGCGTTCCATGATCCTGCCGGCGCTGGCCATCGCGTCCGCCGAATGGGTGGTGCTGATGCGGGTGCTGCGCTCCGACATGATCGGCGTGCTGCGCGAGGACTACATCGCCATGGCGCGCTCCAAGGGCCTGCCGCCGGCGAGCGTGCTGTTCCGCCATGCGCTCCGGCCGGCCTCCTTCACCCTGCTGACGATCCTCGGCCTGCAGGTCGCCAACGTGATGAGCGGCGCGCTGGTCATCGAGACGCTGTTCGCGCTGCCGGGGCTGGGGCGGCTGCTGGTGGAGAACATCTTCGCGCGCGACTTCATGATGGTGCAGGGCTGCGTGCTGTTCATCGCGGTGTTCTACACGGTGATCAACTTCACCGTGGACATGCTCTACGCCGCCATCGATCCGCGCGTCAGGGTGGAGCGCGGCCATGGCTGA
- a CDS encoding phosphoribosyl-AMP cyclohydrolase produces MTEKPGFIDEIAFNDDGLVPTIAQQHDSGEVLMMAWMNAASIAETLATGRVCYWSRSRRAFWRKGESSGHVQRLVELRYDCDGDTLLLLVDQTGPACHTDRRSCFYRAVRAGETVEIMAPEQP; encoded by the coding sequence ATGACGGAAAAGCCGGGCTTCATCGACGAGATCGCGTTCAACGACGACGGCCTGGTGCCGACGATCGCCCAGCAGCATGACAGCGGCGAGGTTCTGATGATGGCGTGGATGAATGCCGCGTCCATCGCCGAGACGCTGGCCACGGGCCGGGTCTGCTACTGGTCGCGTTCCCGCCGCGCCTTCTGGCGCAAGGGCGAGAGTTCGGGCCATGTGCAGCGCCTGGTCGAACTGCGCTACGACTGCGATGGGGACACGCTGCTTTTGCTGGTCGATCAGACCGGTCCGGCCTGCCACACCGACCGCAGGAGCTGTTTCTACCGCGCCGTCCGTGCCGGGGAGACGGTGGAAATCATGGCGCCGGAGCAGCCCTGA